In the genome of Daucus carota subsp. sativus chromosome 9, DH1 v3.0, whole genome shotgun sequence, the window TCTAATCCTGTGTCTCGGACTCTCACGTCATTTGTCTGCTAGTTAGCTCAAAATGCTGATACCTGACTAACCAGATCTGATCAATGTAATACATGACACTCCTGTCTAAGAATTGCTGCCGTGATTTTATGGAAAAGAACTTCATAGAATTGGAAAATGTAAAAATGTACAGTGTTAAATGAATAAATAACAGTCATATACAATCTACTATATACAAGCTATGAACTCTATCACTAACTATCTTTTGGGTGGGAAaagttattataaaaataattaaataatatgtataataaaCTAACTAACTTGTCTTAACTGGAGTATTGACTTTTGTTGACTCTTGActtttgttgattttaataGTCTAATATCTCCTTTCAAGGTGGAGGACGTGTGATGAGAATCACATATACCCAGCTTGGACAAAAGATGATCAAGCCTTCTTTGATAAAGACATCATCTAGCTGGAGTTTTGTAGACAGGTATGTCAACTACAACAACCCTTCGAGAATTTTATCCCTTTTAAACTGATAATCTACCTCTATATGTTTTGTTATTTCATGAAATTAGATTCTTGGCTATGTGATGAGTTGATTGGTTGTCACAATGCAATATCACTGATTTAAGATTTTGAACACCTAATTCAATGAGTAGACTGATTACCCAAGTTATCTTAGAAGCTGTAGCTGCCATTACTGTGTATTCAGCTATTGAAGATAATTCAGAGATTGTACTCTGCTTTTTAGATTTTCAGGTAATAGGTGACTTGTCAAATAGAAGAATATAACATGTGATTGATCTTCTAGAAACTGAATAAGAAGCTAGTTTGAATCTAAAAATGCTAGTAAGGTAATCTGGTCATATGCTTTTAAAAAATTGCCTTGGCCAGCAATATGAGCTATATATCTTAGAGTATGAATAAGTGCATCGTGATGAGATTACCTATGTTTCTGCATAAACTGACTAAGCAATTGTACTGCATAGCTGAGACTAGGTCTAGTATTTGCAAGAAAGTTCAGTTTACCAACAAAGGATCTATATTTTTCTGaatttgataataaattttcatcttATGTTGAAAGTTTAAGGTTCAGAGGAAGATGAATGACAACTTTCTTACTTCGATCATAAGGACATTGACGTAACAATTTCTTTGTAAACTTTTTTGACAAAGATCTATTCAACTAGAAAGATATAGAATCtgaagaccaagaaaaaaaTGTAAGAATCCCAAGTCCTTTATACTAAAAACTGGATCCAAATGAGATTTTAACCCTTTAATAGTATAAGTATTGCTCCATGAGataataatattgataaaatatattttatatgattttattctcatatttattgtgttttgcactgatttggatatttatttaatagattttaatgttttattgtaggaaataaagaatccAGGACTTGGAAGCATTTGGAGCAAAAAGTCCTATTTTGGGATGGAAATAGAAGAAAATTCGTAATATTGGGCTACACAGGCTGTCTACAATGTTTGGAGCGTATCTTGAGATCCAGAAGTCTGATtttgacgatcttacagcccacgcgaagcttgaaggattttttttaattcagagATGGTCCAATAAGCAAAGTCCAATTGTAAGAGCCCAGAAACTGAGGAACAAACAGAGATACGAATTTCACATGAAAATTATATTCCATTATGGATATCTATTTGTATATtcattaaaacattaaaaatacttttaatattagaaataggatcagttttattattaatataaggagttttattattagttttatgaAATAAAAAGAAGAACATGGAGACGTAGAATAGTATTTAGGGTTTATATATAGTGGTACTTAGAGAGAAGCCATGGATTTCAATCTTGTGACAGGATTAATGATTTCagattttgttatctaaatttcttctttgttcttgttagtttaattatgttCAGAATATTTCAATGAAGCTAATTTATTTGTGAAAAGAGGCGGATCGTCCTATGAGAATTTGAGCAATTTGATTTGCGATTCAAGCGTTTGGAGGAGTAAGGGATCAAGAAGAAGATTGGGCTTTGATCTTTAATGTGTTTTGCTCGATTTTGATTCCTTTGCGTCATTTTGATCAATGATTTCGATTTCTTTGCATTTCTGATTTATCTTCCGTGAGTTGAGTTATGTTACTTTTAAATGATACCATTTCAGCTAAACTTAATTTAGTTATTTAGGGGAGTTGGCATGGTGAATGAGAATATGAAAGAAATACGAACAATGGACAATGCTATATTCAGCCGAGCGAGCCAAGTTTTAAGTAAGACCTGGTTCCAGTTAAGGTTAATCGAGTCGGGTGAGTCGGTTCGTTTAACTTAGTCAAGGCAGAATCTTTGCCCAAACTtgactcgtttaattttacaAGTCGAGCCGAGCTGATTGATTTAGTACCCaaacttgactcgtttgatttCACAAGTCGAACTGAGCCGACTCATTTAGTTTAACGAGTCGATTTTAACGAGTCAGTCGAATCagctcatttaattttatacttaatcgagcctaaatttttttatgaactcgattcgtttaatttcacgagttgAGTCGAACCGACTTCTTTAGTTAAACGGGTATCAAATCTTGTTTCAGCTCGAGCCGGGTCATGTTTTTTTAAACAAGTTCGAACTCGCGAGCAGCCCAACTCAAATTACTGACAATGGATATCTAAAAGGTGTAAATGAATGATTTAACCACCAACATAGAATGAGTTTGCTATAACATACAAcaaatttactaatttaaatactAATACATGGGCAAATTTCGATTTCCCATCAAGCGAACGCATTAACCTGAAGCAAACATGTAGTAGTGTTTAAGGAGCATTTCAGCTCAGtgaataagtttttttttacaaGAGGAAGATTTTCCATTGACAGAGTCCGGAGAAACAGAATCACCTCAAGTTGACTTAGCTGTTTATTACTCAAATCTTATGAAATAAAGTTTTATTGAAAATGAGTCCTGAGACCAGAAAATTAACAACATAACATTGAAACAAAGGGAATTAAAGATCAGCTACCGTCAGTACATAACATTTAAGATAATCAGCTcttgtaaattaaatttaagCTGCAGATGTCGACCAACGACCACCATGAAGATGATAGTCTAGTAACACTCAAAACCAGATGGGAGTTCCTTGCCGCAGTTATTAAGAACCAAGCTGAGTGCAATAGGAACATTCAAGTTAATTCCGAGAATGTTGGCTTTAATGGCAGTACATAGACACAGAGCAGCCTCAAGATCAACAAGGCCTTCAATGAGACTGCAGCATGGCAATGTTGGAGGGGATCCGATAACAACATCAACCAAGTTAAGCACATTGGCGCAGATTCCTAACTTCAGTGGATCGCATTTACTTACAGGATAGTAAGTGGAATCTGGTATAGGGGTAGCGCCAGTGGCACTGACCACGGCAAAGAAGACAAGGTTGAGTGCCAGAAGAGTGGCTAATGAAGCTGTTTTCTTGGATTCCATTTTCGAAAACCTGATTGGTTATTTCCTTAATTTGCTTTTAGTACTTATGTTGCTCTGAGATGAAGTGTGTGTTttttgctgatgaagtttgtagcCAACTTaaaacacatatttataggaTTCTGAAAATGCAGAATCACAAGGGATCAGCTCTTACAGAAAGGTAAGGTCAGCACGTCCCGAGAAATATAGCTGTCTGTTATTATACAAAATCTTAGGGAATATAAAAGTAGCAGAATCGATAGTTTAAGAACGAGGAGGAACATGTGGATTCTTGTGCTTCTTCAATACTTGTAACAAACCCAAACGCCAACCTATAGCGCGAtccatatttttaattacaaatttaGGCTTCTAATGATTGATCGATAAGCAACCATTGAAAAGATTTGATGATCACAATATCAGGGAACAATATTTTAATGCATGCAAAATATATAGACGTGCTAGGATGTTTTTCGAGTATGATAGCCAAGCTCCCGAGATCTTCCTGCCTTGTCAGAACCCTGTATATAAGTATGTGTTCTGTAATAGCTACAACACCCACAATCAGCAAAAACCATTAGCAATTTTAGTCATTACGTAAAAATGGATGCCAAGAACAATGTTGCAGTTGCCCTGTTTCTCTCGGTTACTCTCCTCTTCTTTATCCTGGTCAGTGCATGTGACACTAGCCCGAGCCCTGTTATACCAAAGCCACTTCCTACTCCCACCATACCAGCTCCTCGTACTCCCATCTCAACTCCAGCGTATTACAACAAAAAATGCCCACAAGATGCGCTTAAATTAGGAGTATGTGCGAATGTGCTTAACTTGGTTGATGTTGTGGTAGGATCTCCTCCAACGCTTCCATGTTGCAGTCTCATCCAAGGCCTTGTTGATCTCGAGGCCGCCCTCTGTCTCTGCACTGCCATTAGGGCCAACATTTTGGGTATTGACCTAAATGTTCCTGTGGCACTAAGCTTGGTTCTCAATAATTGTGGAAGGGAAGTTCCAAACGGTTTCGAGTGTTACTAAATATCATATGGGGATCATGTTTCTGCGCTTAATTTTCTCGCTGTAATTGTATTTCATTAATCAAATGTAATGAAAGAATCAAAAttcttctattttattttaagattgtaAATGCCCTAAGATTTATTTTACACGAAAAAGTAAAAAGGAAAACCACAGAAACAACAAGAACTCAAGAAAAATGATACTGAATAACGGTTCCAGCACTGTTATTTTCCCAGCAGGGCCTTTAGTACTGGCAAATCCGACTACCTTTCTCTAAAATCTGACTATTAAGGTATTGATGTTTGAATAAGCTTTCATGTTAATAACATAATAAACCTTTCTAGAAACgacaatttttcaaaattatagaaTTCCAAGGTCACTGGATTTAAGCTgagacaccggatagtctgGATCGATTTACACCCCGCCATCAATTCGTTCgtcattattattaaattgtgAAAGAATTTAGATGGCTAGGGGAGATAAATACGGAGCAACTGAAGTTTAAAAATACAGGGCAGTTGTAGTTTTAAAGGTGATAATTGAGAGTGACGATGATTTCCCAAAGCAACAGGTCATTTGTTTCTTTTGCTTTTAACGTTGCTATAAAGCAGGAAccataatatttgtattcagtTTCTTGGCCATCTGACCTGGACCAAGACCAGTCCATATATCTGAGTATCTGTCTAAAATAAACAAAGAATTCTTAATGCATTTTCTTCTGTAACAAAAATAAGTTTCATATAAATTTGGAACTAATTTCGCAAACAATTAAAATGATAACCAAAGTAAAGtagtaaagaaaagaaaaagaaggtcTTGGTTCTTAAGTGAAGAAATAAAAAGAAGTGCTGGTGGGTGATGGCCAATACATAAAAGAACAATGGTGTTTGCaaataagaaatttaaattgaatgcCAGGAGCTTCACAAACCAAAGTTGGATCAAACAAAAGCATGAAGAAAAAACCCATTAAGCACAAGAAACCAGGCAAGCCAGGACTGAGATTTTTGGTATTGTTTTATAGAGGGGAGAGCTTGGAATTCTAAGGTAAGGTAGAGTATATTGTAAAGCAAATTCTTggtttgtttatttttaaaagaggTTCCTATACTTTATCTGGCTTTCTTGCAGCTGTAGCAATCTCAACTTTGCCTGCCTCATTCTGGCAGCAAAGCAATTCCATGTCAGATTTTATCAGCCACAAAATAAACTAGACAGCTGGTCCAGAATATACGAATGATACTAGCATACATCCAACGGAAAAAAGCGCTAGATGTGCAAAAACCTTTGGATGAAGCAATTTTTCGCTGAATGATACTGTAGCACCCTTGTATAGACATCAAAAACTTAGGGTTAAGTTGTCGAGCGCTTTTTCCACTGAATGTATACTACTAACATACGTATGCCAGGAACCTGGACCCATTAGACTAATcgtgcattaaaaattataatcattatGATAATTAGCTTATGATACTCCTCCCAAAACTATACTAATTCTACCGTTTAGTGTGCACAACTTGACTCTTTTTATTAATGGAGAGGCATCCACCAGGTAGCAGATAGCAAGCAGACATTTGACCATCTTATCAAAcataacttttatatatataaaagcatGATGATAATAATGAACTTATAAGGAAACTACCGATAAGATTAAGAAGAGAAAAGTATCCTTAACGAGTGGTTAAATCAATTCATCATTTGATTAACCTTAATTTGGAAGGTTATGATTAGGAGCAAGTACACGCAAGCATAAAAGCATCTGACGAGGCAGTCGGGAGTCTAAAGATTATGGATGGATCATTGTTTGGTTAAAAAGGAAATGCAGATCATAGAGTTGTGGGGAAGCAGAATAAAGATTCTTGGCTTCCCTAGAGTTGTGTTCCAACTAGCCTTTTCATTCAAACAATCAAATTTGTCAGAGTCTTCTAAAACAGCCTTATATTGCTTCTATGACAGGCTTATGATTAAGTGAATCTGTAGCTCACTAGATGTTTTGGGACCCTCTAAATGCTTTATGCCTTTAGTTTCGCAAATCccataaaagataaaacattggCTTATATGTACAGGGACAGGGCATAACAAAGAGTCATTCCAGACAAGGATGCCACTTATTCTCATCATGTTTTCTTGAACAAGAGAATAACTCACTCATATTCAATCTTGTTCTTGTAGGGTAGAAATATCAGATATGAAATTTCCTGCTTGCAGAGTGGTCATCTTTCTTATTTTTGTCGGGCTTCTGTGTACTCAATTAGGACAAGTTTCTGGACTTAGAAGCGTAGACCACTCTCAGAAATTCGCGTGTTCTAAAGGGTGCAGATGTTCAAGAACTGCATGAGAATATGAACATGGCACCTAGTCCTTCAATGATGTTTGATCCATATCAGTCAAACGAAAGAAGAGTTAGAAGAGGTTCAGACCCCATTCACAACAGGTGCTGATAAGTTTAAATTTCTTCTATTTCTTTTCCCCTTCCCTCTGTAAATCCAAAATGGAAGAGGTCTGCGGGCGAAAGTGACCATGGATGGAAGAAACTGCAAGGGCGTCCAAGTCCTTTCAGTATAGAATTGGTACTAtacttttatttgtttatagaGAAACACTTTACTCAAATAGAGCTGAATGTCTTTTTGAGAAACTCTGCGGTATGTTGTATAGGTTATTTAATCAGCTCAGACAATAGAATTTCAGTGTTTTTACGACAACTTGCTAAAATTTGCAACCATGAGTGATGCTTTCTTGCATAatcttcatcttcaacataTAAATACACCCAAGAAATGCActtaaaaatgttttaaaaattttgattatatattattatttagaaaaagaaattttaaaaaataaaatttttaactatccggtcaaagcacttaaaagtgtgtgtcaaaagtcaaagcgtcatataaaaaaaacagagagattATTAAACATTTTTTAGAGACACCAAGGCCCCGTGTAGGAATTAGCGGTTAGATGTTAGCAGATTGAATTAAATGTTTTGATTAACGAACTAAGATAAATGTTTTGACCAACGGATTGAATTAGTTatttcttgtaaaactgtttggtatatagctgattgattagttttttctgacacaaaccaaaacatctaacccaaaaaactcctcaaagtaactttttcaaaattagcctTTTGGATCAAaactctatttcaatccgctaactaccaaacattaATATTAGCGGCTTTTAATAGTaaaacctctaaaacacctcaaacctctaattttgtcCAAAATCTCTAACTATATGTAAAAACTTTAatgatcatattttttatatttatattttgatttaagagTTTATTTAAAAGTCTAATTCAATTGGTcacaagggttggttcagctggttaaaaagGGGACTTggatcctcttggtcacaggttcgaccgcgagctcgtgggtttacccagtgcccACCCGAAGGATAGCGGCTgtgggttcctacgttaaaaaaaaaagttgatatatttgaacaaaaatattttaatttgattgtaGTAATATATGttagatttaaatatatataatcaagaaTTATCTTTTGCAAAATTATCAAGGTTACAATATAATTGTATATCAAAAGCGTAtcgaattttataattataaatattaatctggATTGTGGGACTTGAACTTCCAATACGTTACAAAGTTTATACCTTCaccatataatttataattaattaaaaaattaaggtcaaactattattaataaatgttattaatattaaaaatgcttataaatatatgtaaaattatatattatttctactacccacttataatatataaaaatattataagaattaaatcttttaaaaaaataatcaattggtcattaatatttaatcaaatcttAATATAAATTCTTTTGAATTATGTTCTAAGACTTGGATCAGGTAGATAAAGTAGATGCCTTGATCAACACCATTATATTTCAGTGAAGTTATTGTAATAAAAGCAGTTACACACTTTTTCTACCATCAGCTTGAAAGTTGCAAATTTTACAAACTACAGAGAGCAGAGTTGAAGGTATTATAATTTCTTTGGTCTCTTGGAGTTGCAATATTATTTAACTGGGAGTTGCATATATGTCCAAGGCTTATTTACTTCCCATTTGTCAAGGTCAAGCTGAAATCCCACAGTTTGCTAGCTAATACTGCGTCCTTGGCCAGGGAACTTGTAGCATTGGCTTCAGCTTTGTTGCTGTCCATGAAGTATTCACCACTCTGCCCTTTCACTTGAGGATGCAGTGCCACGTAGCATGTCGTTGCAGCTCCCTGTggaaaaaaatccgaaaaatatACACTTTACATCGATCTGGCTGTAGTTTTCTGAAATTTTACCTCTCCCACGTAAAATGTTGAACAAAGTACAAAAGAAGTGTCAAGCACGAACATGATACATAAAAAGGGAATTACCTGCGGAACATTTTTGAGAAGATACTTTCCAAAAGTATTAAGCACCCCTGTGATCAACAATTGAAGTAGCAATTAGTACTCAAGAAATACAAGGTGACAAAAATGCTGATGGAGAATTTAGAAAGCAAGGCAAAAAGGATTGTTGAGTACTTACAACCGGTAAGGCCAAGGTTATTCGTTAAGTTGGTTGCAATGATTCCAGGGTGAAGCGAGTTTGCAGTTATATTTACTCCTTCCCTCTGATCACACAataacaaacaaaattaaatgtTGCAGTGCATTTAAAATTGAATTCGGCCTTTGTAAAAACTCACTTGGATTATATGTCTTAGGAATTACTAACACGATTATAGGGATATGAAGACacctaaatctaaatacaattGATTTAagagcttattgcactttgtaaccccacaCTTTGGCTGATTAGCAAGTCAGACCCCACACTTTGAAACATGACAGTTTGTAACCATAAGTTTCATTTagctttcggtttgtaaccctggcccacacatccgttaaaaacagccgttaactttaactctTTGAGAGGTACAGTGTATATATTAGTtcctaacagctactttactccACGTGACCCCTTAAAATTTATGTATCATATttggaaattatttctgaacacacacaacgatgtaaaacaatttaaaataatttttaaaatacgtatttagatttagaatccgaaaatttatttaattttacataaatgatgtaacttattttaaaattttaaaataagtacatattttaaaaattatttgtaatttaatatatattgttgtgtgtgttcagaaataattttaaaatataatacataaattttgagaggTCAAGTAGCTGTtacaaactaatatacacactgttacctctcaaacagttaaagttaacggttgtttttaacggatgtgtgggctagggttacaaaccgaaagctAAATCAAACTCagggttacaaactgtcacgtttcaaagtgtggggtctgatttgctaatcagccaaagtgtggggttacaaagtgtaataAGCTCTTGATTTAATTcattatatattgaatttatgTTCGGCCTAGAACAAGTTCCTATCTCGCAGATTTGCAGTTAGTAGAGTTTCAAGAAAATtgtgattaattaaaaatctgAAGTTCGAAGACAAATAAAGACAATGGTTACCTTGAATCGCCTTGCAAGCTCATTAGTGTGCAATAGGTTGCAAAGCTTTGATTGTCCATAGGCAGCATTGCCATTGTAGCTAGAATCGTATTGtgaaattagttaaaaataCAAGGACATGATATTTTGTTAACAAGCCAGAGAGAGTAAAGTATTTATTACTGTATTTCTTGAGTATATAACATACTAACCTTGCTTTGTCGTTGATTTTGTCAAAACGAATCCCTTCTTTGTACCCGTTCTGGTGGAGTGCTGATGATACATTAACTATTCTCCCTTCCTTTTGGGTTTTATGTGCAGTGCTTTTCATTGTCTCGAGCAAAAGATTGGTTAAAAGAAATGGACCTGAAAAAGGTGATACCTCATTTACAGATCTGAGACCAATTTTACAATGAATAAATTTTATAGCTGACAGAGAGAGTGGCTTTACCCAAATGGTTAACTGCGAACTGTTGCTCAATATTATCTTTCGAAAGAGTGAATGGAGGTGCCATGACTCCTGCGTTGTTTCTTTTAGAACATGAAAATTAGCTTATAAGTTATCTCCAGAATTTTAGATAAATAAGTAATATAGCAGTTTTTAGTAGTTCTTACATTAGGATGTTTAAGGGAAGACCCGAGGCAATATACTCTCTGGAAAATTTTCGTACAGATGCCAGTGAATTGAGATCAATTTCCATAACAGTGAGTCTACCTCTGGGGATCCCCTTTAGTATTTCTTCCTTAACTCTTGTACCAGAAGCAACATTCCTCACTGCCATAACAACGTGCACACCACGTAAAGCTAGAACACGCGTGGTCTCTGTCCCAATACCATTTGATGCTCCTGAAATTATATCACAAATGTAAAATTAAAAGCTAAAAATTGTACTGTAACTTGAAAGGTTAAATCTAAGTGAGACGATAAAAATACCAGTAACAATGGCAGTGAGACCAGCTCCGTCGATCCCTTGTGTTACTTCTTCAGCTGTGGAACGAGCAGAAAAGCCAGAGTTGCCTTTGCATCCGAATATCCACATATCAAATTGCTGACAGTGAATGTTAAAGGAGACTCTATGTCTTTATATAGAGAGGAGCCTACAGACAAGTGTGAAGTTCAGTGAGTTCATGCAATATtgctaaatatttattttaaatacagTTATTGTCTAAATAATTAATTGTTAAACATAGTGCGTATAAGCAAAAGAAAATTGTTTCTAGAAATATGCTTTATAAAGAATAACATATTTAATTTCTTCTTTTGATATACTTATGGAATAATAAGAGTTATTTCCTTCTCATGTAGATAGGTCGTCGGAAAATAGTTTTATATTAAGGGCATCCGCAAAGAATTATCTCTTGTCAGGCATCAAATAAGATTTTAGAATAACAAATACGAGCATATATTCTTATGGGGCAAATTgttaataaattattcaaaagaTTTTAGAATAACAAATAAGCACCGAAGCATTATCTTGATTTTGCAGAGACTGTATATGAACAACTCCAACAAGAGTGCCAAGTATCGGGGTCTAAAGTTTTATCGACCAAATTCAAATGCGCTGTCACTTTTGAACAAATTCCATGTCTGCCATATACGGTAAAAGGTTGAGTTAGATTGACAATCTTCACAGGCAAATAGAAGCAATGTAATGTAAGAAATTCTTAAATGTTCAAGGAGGGAACATGAAACGGCCTCTGTCTTCGAATTGGTGCACCTTCGACCGCCTACAATTTCAAGGACTACAATGCCAAAACCGTAGGTATCAACTTTCTCAGACAAGTGTCCATGGATGGCGTACTCTGGTGCTGTGTAGCCCCTGTTTATTCGGGTACTTTAGCatgaaaatgatgaattttacaGAGTAATAATACTAGATAAAATCTGATTTTTAAAAGTACATGAAGTTAAAGTAAAACTTAAGTGATTGCTGGTTGACTTACAAAGTCCGAGCAAATCTAGTACTAAGATGACTTCGATCATCACGCATTAGTCTTGCCATTCCAAAATTTGCAATTTTGGGTTCAAAATCACTATCATGTAAAATGTTGCTCGTCACGATGTACTATGCGCAAATGAGACTGTTGTTGCAGATATGCAAGGCCCCTCGCCATCCCAAGTATTACAACAAATGTTGTTCGGGGAGGGTTCGGAAATCGGTATCGAATTCGGGAAAAGGGGGCGGGCTCCCTGATACCTAAGTGCCCCGTTCCCATCCCTAAGTGAGCCAAATGAAATGAGATGAAGCTTGAAGTGAGATGTTTTAATTGGTTCTATTTATGTGAATACAGTATTCTCATCAAAACTTAACACATCTCATTTTATGAAAGATTTTGTATCCAATATTGTGCATGAAACACTTTCCTTTCAAATTTGACTTTCAAATGACAAGtccacaattttattttatagaaatttatttttgagacCAATGTTCAGTATTTTGTCTTGGGAATAACTTCAATATCCACAGGCTTATAGCTAAATGACAATTGGCACATACAACACGACCAGTCGCTTCCATGAGAACATACATCCAGATTTCATAGTAATCAAGATTTTGTCTTGGAAATAATTATACGATGgggaataataataataataataataataataataataataataataataataataataataataataataataaatttaaaaagtaaatgtACACATCATACTAGCTCTCCACAAACTGCTTACTCGTCCAAGATTATTTATAAGTTCTTGAGACCAAAGTTTATAAGTATTTTGTCTGGGGAATAATTTATCCACGAGAACATACATTCagattttatcataattatgatTCTCCCGCACTTGCTCAACTCAGAACAGCACTAATCTAGCATGGAGGACAACTAATTACCAGAAGATGGGTTTGCCTGGTGGATTTTGCTTCATGGGAAGATCATTTGTAAGCAAAACAACTACATGAGACATAGTTGGCCTCGCGGAACTTGGTGACTGAGTGCACATCAGAGCAATCTCTATGATCTTTTtaacatcatcattatcatatTGTCGGGATCTAGACTTTTATCGACCAAATCCAAATGTGCGCCTCTGTCGAACAGAT includes:
- the LOC108201119 gene encoding 14 kDa proline-rich protein DC2.15, with the translated sequence MESKKTASLATLLALNLVFFAVVSATGATPIPDSTYYPVSKCDPLKLGICANVLNLVDVVIGSPPTLPCCSLIEGLVDLEAALCLCTAIKANILGINLNVPIALSLVLNNCGKELPSGFECY
- the LOC108201120 gene encoding 14 kDa proline-rich protein DC2.15-like; protein product: MDAKNNVAVALFLSVTLLFFILVSACDTSPSPVIPKPLPTPTIPAPRTPISTPAYYNKKCPQDALKLGVCANVLNLVDVVVGSPPTLPCCSLIQGLVDLEAALCLCTAIRANILGIDLNVPVALSLVLNNCGREVPNGFECY
- the LOC108201969 gene encoding short-chain dehydrogenase TIC 32, chloroplastic → MWIFGCKGNSGFSARSTAEEVTQGIDGAGLTAIVTGASNGIGTETTRVLALRGVHVVMAVRNVASGTRVKEEILKGIPRGRLTVMEIDLNSLASVRKFSREYIASGLPLNILINNAGVMAPPFTLSKDNIEQQFAVNHLGPFLLTNLLLETMKSTAHKTQKEGRIVNVSSALHQNGYKEGIRFDKINDKASYNGNAAYGQSKLCNLLHTNELARRFKREGVNITANSLHPGIIATNLTNNLGLTGWVLNTFGKYLLKNVPQGAATTCYVALHPQVKGQSGEYFMDSNKAEANATSSLAKDAVLASKLWDFSLTLTNGK